Below is a window of Halomicrobium mukohataei DSM 12286 DNA.
GGCCCTTCTCGGTGAGGAGAACGTCGAGCTGGGAGGCCATCGTCTCGCTGACTCGTTCGAGGGCGGCCTCCTCCTGTGCGATCGTCGCATCGCGATACAGCGTGAAGCCGGCCAGCGAGAGCACCGAGAGCACCACCGTCAACACCAGGAACGCGACGAGGAAGCGTCGCCGAAGTCGCATTGTCGGCAGTTTCGCCACGGAACACATAAAGAGTGGGGCCACGACGGCAGACATATTTCCCTGTGACCGGTAGGGTCGGGCGATGAGCGAACTCGCGCGCGAGGCGGCGATCGATCGAGCCGTCGAGATCGTCGACGCCGTCGCCGAGCAGACCATGCCGGTACCGGTACGAGAGGTCTGGGTGTACGGCGACGTGGCACTCGGACTCGATCCGATCGATCGACTCGACGTGTATCTGACGAAGGACATCCTGCTGCGCGACGACGCAGACCGAGAGCCCGAGTTTCGCGAACGACTGGGCGTCGAGGGCGTCGGCAAGACCGTCCGGGCGGCGTGGGCCGACGAGTACCCCGAGTACGTCCGTGCGAACGCCTCGGGCCACGCCGCACCCGAGCAGTGCCTGGCCGCACACCTACTGGAGGCGTCCGAACCGATCCACCTCGAAGTGTGCAACGCCTCGTTCGAGGACAACGTCACCCAGCGCCTGAAGGGTGCCCGCGCACGCGGAAACTACAAACAGCTGCTCGATCCCCGCGGCGTCTGTCTGTGGGCCGAGGGCCAGCGCAGCGACTCGGCCGTCCGCAAGCTCCGAGAGAGCGAACTCGCATTTCCCACGCTGTCTGGCGCACTCGAAACGCTGGGTATGGACCCCGCGGAAGCCGACGAGGCCGCCGACGCCGTCCGAGAGTACCGGGAACGGCAGGACGGACGAACGGTGCGGGGCGACGTGGTCTGATACGGACACACGACCGAGAGATCCCAACAGCAGGTGGCGACAGCCACAGTCGGGCGGTGTTCAGATGAGAGAGAGTAGCGTCATTCAGGCACGGAAAGCCCTCGGCCCGCTAGCCCGATCTGTGGCGGATATTCTCTCTCCGGTCGAATAGTGCCGCCGCAGATCGGGCTACCGAGCCTCGCCCTTCCATCCGCCAGGATTCGGCTGCCTCACAGTCTGAACCCTGGCGGATGAAAGGGCGAGCGGCGTCCGCGGCGCTTGCGCCGCGGGCTCGGAAGAGCGTGCTCTTCCGGCGCTCGATCCCTCCCGGGCGACGGTGAGCCGAGCGGAGCGAAGCGAACGTCGGGAGAGCTTGCTCTCCCGGAACAAGCACGCGAACGTAGTGAGCGCGCGCAGCGAGCCCCGGAGCGGTCGAGCGACGCGAGGGCTTTCGGTGTCTGCAACTCAGCAAGCGCGGTCGCTTCTCTGAACACCACCCACAGTCGACGCCACAGCTATTTTGCGCCGGGCCGTGAACCGCCGACGATGAGTCAGTCCCTCCACCTCGCGATCCGAACCGTCCACGTCCTCGCGATGGCGCTGCTGGTCGGCGGCGCGGCCGGGCTCTGGGCCGCGGCCCGACGGCGCGTCGACGACCTCCACGTGCTGGCGAAACGCTACGAGTGGCTCTTCTGGGCCGCGCTGGGCGTGCTGGTCCTCACGGGCGTCGGCAATCTCGGTGCGCTCGGTGCGCCCGGCCCCGGCACTCGCTGGGGGCAGACGCTGCTCGCGAAGCTCGTGGTCGTCGCTCTGTTCGTCCTCGGCTCGGCCGTCCGAACGCTGGCCCTCACCCGGACCGACCGCTCGACGCCACTCGCCGCCTGGAGTCGGCGGGCGTACGGGCTGACGACGGTGACACTGCTCGCGCTCGTCGTCCTGGCGGAGGTGCTGGCCCATGGCTGAGACCGCGGCCGCGTCCCGGCGCACACGCGAGACGATCGGACGACCGACGACGACGCTCACCGCGTGGACGCTCGCGACCACGAACACGGTGGGATTCGT
It encodes the following:
- a CDS encoding DUF7095 family protein, encoding MSELAREAAIDRAVEIVDAVAEQTMPVPVREVWVYGDVALGLDPIDRLDVYLTKDILLRDDADREPEFRERLGVEGVGKTVRAAWADEYPEYVRANASGHAAPEQCLAAHLLEASEPIHLEVCNASFEDNVTQRLKGARARGNYKQLLDPRGVCLWAEGQRSDSAVRKLRESELAFPTLSGALETLGMDPAEADEAADAVREYRERQDGRTVRGDVV
- a CDS encoding CopD family protein, encoding MSQSLHLAIRTVHVLAMALLVGGAAGLWAAARRRVDDLHVLAKRYEWLFWAALGVLVLTGVGNLGALGAPGPGTRWGQTLLAKLVVVALFVLGSAVRTLALTRTDRSTPLAAWSRRAYGLTTVTLLALVVLAEVLAHG